One Nitrosopumilus piranensis genomic region harbors:
- a CDS encoding NADH-quinone oxidoreductase subunit C: MSSESEKPAAEAKPEEKPTPPKPAPKPAAKAEEKPVELPAFEKGISDKLVEKFGDKVEVNFVKEDRIGIKTSRENVHDVAQFIRDDLHYDHAESVSGVDFPADNEIEVVYHLGSYTESSLAKQILTLSTRAPRETNPIPGQDSTKLPSLRDVFYSVEFGEREVFEMLGVFFDGHPDNRRLLLPEDWADLPPLRKDFAIKGR, encoded by the coding sequence ATGAGTAGTGAATCTGAAAAACCAGCAGCAGAGGCAAAACCTGAAGAGAAACCGACCCCTCCTAAACCTGCACCAAAACCAGCCGCAAAAGCTGAAGAAAAACCAGTTGAACTTCCAGCATTTGAGAAAGGAATTTCAGATAAATTAGTAGAAAAGTTTGGAGATAAAGTCGAAGTAAATTTTGTAAAAGAAGATAGAATTGGAATTAAAACAAGTAGGGAAAATGTTCATGATGTAGCCCAGTTTATTCGTGATGATTTACATTATGATCATGCAGAATCAGTCTCAGGTGTTGATTTTCCAGCAGATAATGAGATTGAAGTAGTTTATCATCTTGGATCTTATACTGAATCATCTCTTGCAAAGCAAATTCTTACATTATCAACTAGAGCTCCTAGAGAAACAAATCCAATTCCTGGACAGGACTCTACAAAACTTCCTAGTCTTAGAGATGTATTTTACAGCGTAGAGTTTGGTGAAAGAGAAGTTTTTGAGATGCTAGGTGTTTTCTTTGATGGTCATCCAGATAATAGACGATTACTTTTGCCCGAAGATTGGGCAGACTTGCCACCACTTCGAAAGGACTTTGCAATAAAAGGAAGATAA
- a CDS encoding acetyl-CoA carboxylase biotin carboxylase subunit yields the protein MIEKVLIANRGEIALRVIRTCNALGIKTVAVYSDEDYNSLHVKKADESYHIGEAAPAKSYLNQEKILDVMLSSGTDAVHPGYGFLSENDDFARLCEKNKINFIGPSADSMNLCGDKMECKAAMLKAKVPTVPGSPGLVKDADEAEKIANDIGYPVLLKSVYGGGGRGIRLVTNDKELREGFETVTSESISAVGKSAIIVEKFLEKTRHIEYQMCRDHHGNAVHLFERECSIQRRNQKLIEQTPSPVVDASKREEIGELVVRAAEAVDYTNLGTAEFLRADNGEFYFIEINARLQVEHPISEMVSGLDFVKLQIDIANGEPLPFKQKDLKMNGYAIECRINAEDTFLDFAPSTGPVPDVTIPAGPNVRCDTYLYSGCTVSPFYDSLMAKLCTWGPTFEESRTRMLTALNDMYVQGVETSIPLYKTILNSEEYKKGELSTDFLKRYDMINRLTEDLKKEKEEKSEAALAAAIIHSEYFKSRVQNSDANSTSWKHKLD from the coding sequence ATGATTGAAAAAGTACTAATTGCAAACAGAGGAGAAATTGCTCTAAGAGTAATTAGAACATGTAATGCATTAGGAATAAAAACTGTTGCAGTATATTCTGATGAGGACTACAATTCATTACATGTAAAGAAAGCTGATGAATCTTATCACATTGGCGAGGCCGCTCCTGCAAAATCATATCTTAATCAAGAAAAAATCCTCGATGTAATGTTATCTTCTGGAACAGATGCCGTACATCCAGGTTATGGTTTCCTTTCTGAAAATGATGACTTTGCAAGACTTTGTGAAAAAAATAAAATCAATTTCATTGGCCCATCTGCAGATTCAATGAATCTTTGTGGTGATAAAATGGAATGCAAAGCTGCAATGTTAAAAGCTAAAGTTCCAACAGTACCTGGAAGTCCAGGGCTAGTAAAAGATGCTGATGAAGCAGAAAAAATTGCAAATGACATTGGTTATCCTGTTCTATTGAAATCTGTTTATGGTGGTGGAGGCCGTGGAATTAGATTAGTTACTAATGACAAAGAATTACGAGAAGGATTTGAAACTGTTACATCTGAATCTATATCTGCTGTTGGAAAATCTGCAATCATCGTTGAAAAGTTTCTAGAAAAAACAAGACACATTGAATACCAAATGTGTAGGGATCATCATGGTAATGCAGTTCATCTCTTTGAAAGAGAATGCTCAATTCAAAGACGAAATCAAAAACTAATCGAACAAACCCCTTCCCCTGTTGTAGATGCATCAAAAAGAGAGGAAATTGGTGAACTAGTTGTTAGGGCCGCAGAAGCTGTTGATTATACAAATCTTGGTACTGCAGAATTCTTAAGAGCAGACAATGGAGAATTTTACTTTATTGAGATTAACGCACGACTCCAAGTAGAACATCCTATTAGTGAAATGGTTTCGGGATTAGACTTTGTTAAATTACAAATTGATATTGCCAATGGAGAACCACTTCCATTCAAACAAAAAGATCTAAAAATGAATGGTTATGCTATTGAATGTAGAATTAATGCAGAAGATACCTTCTTGGACTTTGCACCTTCAACTGGACCTGTTCCAGATGTAACAATACCTGCAGGGCCAAATGTTAGATGTGACACATATCTATATTCTGGATGTACAGTGTCTCCATTTTATGATTCATTAATGGCAAAACTCTGTACATGGGGACCTACATTTGAAGAATCTAGAACAAGAATGCTTACTGCATTAAATGACATGTACGTTCAAGGTGTAGAGACATCAATTCCACTTTACAAAACAATTCTAAATTCGGAAGAATACAAAAAAGGAGAATTGTCAACTGACTTTTTGAAACGTTATGATATGATTAATAGATTAACCGAGGACCTTAAAAAAGAGAAAGAAGAGAAGAGTGAAGCTGCTTTGGCTGCTGCCATAATTCATTCTGAATATTTCAAGAGTAGAGTTCAAAACAGTGATGCTAACAGTACAAGTTGGAAACACAAATTGGATTGA
- a CDS encoding redoxin domain-containing protein — MSVNIGDIAPNFELPDTELKMRTLDEFKGKKIVLSFIVAASSPVCETELCTFRDSWQEIADMGAQVVAISNDGPFANKAFAEKHNFNFPLLGDYNSKTIRDYDILMKDLLHIKDYNAAKRSVFVIMEDGKIGYKWVSEDPLKEPNYEEIKNFLK; from the coding sequence ATGTCAGTGAATATTGGAGATATTGCTCCAAATTTTGAGCTTCCAGATACAGAACTAAAAATGCGGACTTTGGATGAATTCAAAGGAAAAAAAATCGTTCTTTCATTCATAGTTGCAGCTAGTTCTCCTGTATGTGAAACTGAGCTATGTACATTCAGAGACTCTTGGCAAGAGATTGCAGATATGGGTGCACAAGTAGTAGCAATAAGTAATGATGGGCCTTTTGCAAACAAAGCATTTGCAGAAAAACACAACTTTAATTTTCCATTATTGGGAGATTACAACAGTAAAACAATTAGAGATTACGACATATTGATGAAAGATCTGCTTCACATCAAAGACTACAATGCTGCAAAACGTTCTGTTTTTGTAATTATGGAAGATGGTAAGATTGGTTACAAATGGGTTTCAGAAGATCCATTAAAAGAACCAAACTATGAAGAAATTAAAAATTTCCTCAAGTAG
- a CDS encoding NADH-quinone oxidoreductase subunit A, whose protein sequence is MFAFGIAAMAPALIISRMVSPRKRSNPVKFLPMECGQVPSGEGRTHFMMQYYPYILMFVVFDVMAIFLYAWGSALLELPKSATLPMMGFLAIMFGAMAFALYQSGRRRIW, encoded by the coding sequence ATGTTTGCCTTTGGTATAGCAGCAATGGCACCTGCATTGATTATTTCACGAATGGTCTCTCCCCGAAAACGAAGTAACCCTGTAAAATTTTTACCAATGGAATGTGGTCAGGTTCCATCTGGAGAAGGACGAACGCATTTCATGATGCAGTATTATCCGTATATTCTCATGTTTGTAGTATTTGATGTAATGGCAATTTTCTTGTATGCATGGGGAAGTGCTCTTTTGGAACTTCCCAAGAGTGCAACTTTACCAATGATGGGATTTTTAGCAATAATGTTCGGTGCAATGGCTTTTGCATTGTACCAATCAGGGAGAAGAAGAATATGGTAG
- a CDS encoding NADH-quinone oxidoreductase subunit B, translating to MLKDLVTPENANVFVGKLGDILERAIDKPLGYAINWGRIWSLWPVHIETACCSVEFGAASSPRYDVERFGIIEAFGSLRQCDLVVVQGTITRKMAPRLRLVYDQMPEPKYVIAMGACAITGGLYFDSYNVLPGIDGVIPVDVYVPGCPPRPETLIQGCILLQEKIKRMKARKFV from the coding sequence TTGCTTAAAGACTTGGTAACACCAGAAAATGCAAATGTCTTTGTAGGAAAACTAGGGGATATTTTAGAACGAGCAATCGATAAACCATTGGGCTACGCCATCAATTGGGGTAGAATTTGGTCACTCTGGCCTGTTCACATTGAAACAGCTTGTTGCAGTGTAGAATTTGGTGCAGCATCAAGTCCACGATATGATGTTGAAAGATTTGGTATCATTGAAGCATTTGGATCACTTAGACAATGTGATCTAGTTGTTGTTCAAGGAACTATTACAAGAAAGATGGCACCACGTCTCAGATTAGTTTATGATCAAATGCCAGAACCAAAGTATGTAATTGCTATGGGAGCTTGTGCAATTACTGGAGGATTGTATTTTGATTCATACAATGTACTTCCAGGAATTGATGGAGTGATTCCAGTTGATGTCTATGTTCCAGGTTGCCCACCTAGACCTGAAACTCTCATACAAGGATGTATTTTACTGCAAGAAAAAATCAAGAGAATGAAGGCTAGGAAGTTTGTATAA
- a CDS encoding AAA family ATPase, with amino-acid sequence MWSEKHRPQNISDMVGNEESRALIMEWFAKWKKGTKPLLLVGPPGIGKTTMAFLVAKQFGYDMIGLNASDVRNKSRINDILTPVLGNVSVLGTPMIFVDEVDGIHGRGDYGGVAALVDILKEPTVPIILAANNDSADKMKNIKKVVKTIYFKRIPPRLLRVYLENILKKESAKLSPGSLIKVIDKSRGDIRSMINLTQSLVTGFNPQTETTFEKIDVEEGVNAFFKSKSVDEARSVLYSMQIDPREKINAFYSSIVTSNLDNDTFAKYLNIISEADVLYGKIIRTQNWRLLRYLNDILIKLYHNDDRIRFSQYNLSWPLLNRIRWDGAKIKSLSSIMAKKLHLSSSAFVTFGLPFVLFCIKNKTLELELEETFGDIIDKEIELMQ; translated from the coding sequence ATGTGGTCTGAAAAACACCGACCTCAGAACATTTCTGATATGGTTGGAAATGAAGAATCTCGTGCTTTAATCATGGAATGGTTTGCAAAATGGAAGAAAGGTACAAAGCCTTTGCTCTTGGTTGGCCCACCTGGAATAGGAAAGACAACTATGGCTTTTCTTGTTGCAAAACAATTTGGATATGATATGATTGGCCTTAATGCAAGTGATGTGCGAAACAAATCTCGAATAAATGACATTCTTACTCCTGTTTTAGGGAATGTAAGCGTACTTGGGACTCCAATGATTTTTGTAGATGAAGTAGATGGAATTCATGGTCGTGGTGACTATGGTGGGGTTGCAGCACTTGTTGATATTTTAAAAGAACCAACGGTTCCAATTATTCTAGCTGCAAATAATGACTCTGCTGATAAAATGAAAAACATCAAAAAAGTTGTAAAGACAATATATTTCAAAAGAATTCCTCCACGATTACTTAGGGTATACCTGGAAAATATTTTGAAAAAAGAAAGTGCAAAACTTAGCCCTGGTTCTTTGATTAAAGTGATTGATAAATCACGTGGTGACATTCGTTCTATGATAAATCTAACTCAATCTTTGGTAACTGGTTTTAATCCACAAACAGAAACAACATTTGAAAAAATTGATGTTGAAGAAGGTGTTAATGCATTTTTTAAATCAAAATCTGTTGATGAAGCTAGAAGTGTATTGTATTCAATGCAAATTGATCCTAGAGAAAAAATTAATGCATTTTATTCTAGTATTGTTACTAGTAATCTTGATAATGACACATTTGCAAAATATCTAAACATTATTTCAGAAGCTGATGTACTCTATGGAAAAATTATTAGAACACAAAATTGGAGATTACTAAGATATCTAAATGATATCTTGATAAAACTATATCACAATGATGATAGAATAAGATTTTCACAATACAATCTTTCATGGCCTTTGCTTAATCGTATTCGTTGGGATGGTGCAAAAATTAAATCACTTTCATCTATTATGGCAAAAAAATTACACTTATCTTCTAGCGCATTTGTAACATTTGGTTTGCCTTTTGTTTTATTTTGTATTAAAAATAAAACATTAGAGTTAGAATTAGAAGAAACATTTGGAGATATTATTGATAAGGAGATTGAGTTAATGCAATGA
- a CDS encoding NADH-quinone oxidoreductase subunit I: MGTATGIIRALNSGIKHLAIKRFTLRYPEEKLKFVGDGYQFDPSTGVGIAGLKGRHMLFHDHCTGCQLCSIACEGVAEAIAMVKVPEEQKQNKKSIMPQIDYGKCVFCGLCVDACPFYALYMTNDYELSSFTKEGLIYTPAQLAVKPYLTQDSEIQITDRGATHG; this comes from the coding sequence ATGGGAACTGCAACTGGAATTATTCGTGCATTAAATTCAGGAATCAAACATCTTGCAATTAAACGATTTACACTTCGTTATCCTGAAGAAAAACTCAAGTTTGTAGGTGATGGTTATCAGTTTGATCCTTCTACTGGTGTTGGTATAGCTGGATTAAAAGGCAGACACATGCTATTTCATGATCATTGTACTGGATGTCAATTATGTTCAATTGCCTGTGAAGGGGTTGCAGAAGCAATTGCAATGGTAAAGGTTCCTGAAGAACAAAAACAAAATAAAAAATCTATCATGCCTCAAATTGATTATGGAAAATGTGTTTTCTGTGGTCTTTGTGTTGATGCATGTCCATTCTATGCGCTATACATGACAAATGATTATGAATTATCTTCTTTTACCAAAGAGGGTCTTATCTATACCCCTGCCCAACTTGCAGTAAAACCATATCTTACTCAAGACAGTGAAATCCAAATTACTGATAGAGGTGCAACACATGGCTGA
- a CDS encoding acyl-CoA carboxylase subunit beta, with amino-acid sequence MHSEKIEDYVKKRNTALQGGGQDRIKAQHEKGKLTARERIDLLLDEGSFTEMDPMTTHHYHEYDMQKKKFFTDGVVGGYGTVNGRQIFVFAYDFTVLGGTLSQMGARKITKLMDHAVRTGCPIIGIMDSGGARIQEGIMSLDGFADIFYHNQLASGVIPQITASIGPSAGGSVYSPAMTDFVIMVDKAGTMFVTGPDVVKTVLGEEISFDDLGGAMTHGSKSGVAHFVAQNEYECMDYIKKLISFLPQNNSEDPPKLTTDDDPNRLDHNLINIIPENPLQPYDMKEIINSIVDDHKFFEVHELFAPNVVVGYGRMDGQVVGIIANNPMHLAGALDIDSSNKAARFIRFCDAFNIPLITLVDTPGYMPGSNQEHNGIIRHGSKLLYAYCEATVPRITLVIGKAYGGAYIAMGSKNLRTDVNYAWPTARCAVLGGEAAVKIMYRKELQNTDDAEALKKKLIDEFAEKFENPYVAASHGTVDNVIDPAETRPMLIKALKMLANKREKQLPRKHGNINL; translated from the coding sequence ATGCATTCTGAAAAAATTGAAGACTATGTAAAAAAGAGAAATACTGCTCTTCAGGGCGGCGGTCAAGACAGAATTAAGGCACAACATGAAAAGGGTAAGTTAACTGCTCGTGAGAGAATTGATCTTTTACTTGATGAGGGTTCCTTTACTGAAATGGATCCAATGACAACTCATCATTACCATGAATATGATATGCAAAAAAAGAAATTCTTTACAGATGGTGTTGTTGGCGGTTATGGAACAGTAAATGGTAGACAAATCTTTGTCTTTGCATATGATTTCACTGTACTTGGTGGTACATTGAGTCAGATGGGTGCCAGAAAAATTACTAAATTAATGGATCATGCAGTTAGAACTGGATGCCCCATTATTGGAATAATGGATTCAGGTGGAGCAAGAATTCAGGAAGGAATTATGAGTCTTGATGGGTTTGCAGATATCTTTTATCACAATCAACTAGCTTCAGGAGTAATTCCACAAATTACTGCAAGTATTGGACCCTCTGCTGGAGGTTCGGTGTATTCTCCAGCTATGACTGATTTTGTTATTATGGTCGACAAAGCTGGTACCATGTTCGTTACAGGTCCTGATGTTGTCAAGACTGTACTAGGAGAAGAAATTTCATTTGATGATCTTGGTGGTGCAATGACACATGGTTCAAAAAGTGGTGTTGCACACTTTGTTGCACAAAATGAATACGAATGTATGGATTATATTAAAAAATTAATTTCATTTCTTCCTCAAAATAATTCTGAAGATCCCCCAAAACTTACAACTGATGATGATCCAAATAGATTAGACCATAATCTCATTAACATTATTCCAGAAAATCCACTACAACCATATGACATGAAAGAAATTATAAATTCAATTGTAGATGACCATAAATTCTTTGAAGTTCATGAATTGTTTGCACCAAATGTTGTAGTAGGTTATGGAAGAATGGATGGGCAAGTAGTGGGAATTATTGCAAACAATCCAATGCATCTTGCAGGTGCACTAGATATTGATTCATCAAACAAGGCAGCACGTTTCATTAGATTTTGTGATGCATTTAACATCCCCTTAATTACTTTAGTAGATACTCCTGGTTACATGCCAGGTTCAAATCAGGAACACAATGGTATCATCAGACATGGTAGCAAACTACTTTATGCATATTGTGAGGCAACTGTTCCAAGAATCACTTTGGTAATTGGAAAAGCTTATGGTGGTGCATACATTGCAATGGGAAGCAAAAACCTTAGAACTGACGTTAATTACGCATGGCCAACTGCACGTTGTGCCGTATTGGGTGGAGAGGCCGCTGTCAAAATCATGTACAGAAAAGAACTTCAAAATACAGATGATGCTGAAGCACTAAAGAAAAAACTAATTGATGAATTTGCAGAAAAGTTTGAGAACCCATACGTTGCAGCCTCACATGGAACTGTAGATAACGTAATTGATCCTGCTGAAACTAGACCTATGTTGATTAAAGCACTTAAAATGCTTGCAAACAAAAGAGAAAAACAACTTCCAAGAAAACATGGAAATATTAACCTGTGA
- the nuoH gene encoding NADH-quinone oxidoreductase subunit NuoH has protein sequence MSAIAPKFKLSEFIKSLLDNLFWIVLLLSLIGIPAIQVVLFFIEMPVINGELLTPFLALTWLADPSRSLPILKAFMATDMFRVMAFPGFGFAALIAAGTIFVERKMLAKLQLRVGPFYCGKIEGILQLMGDGLKLISKEIIIPAKADKPIFWAAPVIFVATAAAFVALIPVAPGWVVADVDLGLLGVFAVIGFFPIITILSAWSANSKFPFIGGIRALFQMVSFEIPLILSLLGVVILTGTLNLSEIAASQSNFPWIIFLPVGAIVFFITMLAELERIPFDLPEAESEIVAGWLTEFSGMMYGLVQLGTYLKLYAFAGLFVVLFLGGWNGPMVVPPFPEEILTDGIVMGPITAKIPGLPLFDQEMLNGTLWFVLKTVGVIFFILLPRGVFPRIRIDMLLSLGWTKLIGLAFVNIFIALGLLYAGVLGPGGLQ, from the coding sequence ATGTCAGCTATAGCGCCAAAATTCAAACTAAGTGAATTTATCAAGTCTCTTCTTGATAATCTGTTTTGGATAGTACTACTCTTATCATTAATTGGTATCCCTGCAATTCAAGTAGTTTTGTTCTTTATCGAAATGCCTGTAATCAATGGCGAATTACTTACACCATTTCTTGCATTGACGTGGTTGGCAGATCCGTCACGTAGTCTCCCAATTCTAAAAGCATTCATGGCAACTGATATGTTCAGAGTTATGGCATTTCCTGGCTTTGGATTTGCTGCTCTAATTGCTGCTGGAACAATTTTTGTTGAACGAAAGATGCTTGCAAAATTACAGCTAAGAGTTGGTCCTTTCTATTGTGGAAAAATTGAAGGCATTTTACAATTAATGGGTGATGGTCTAAAACTAATTTCTAAGGAAATTATTATTCCTGCAAAAGCTGACAAACCGATATTTTGGGCGGCTCCTGTGATATTTGTTGCAACTGCAGCTGCATTTGTAGCATTAATTCCTGTAGCCCCTGGTTGGGTGGTAGCAGATGTAGACTTGGGATTATTAGGAGTTTTTGCAGTAATTGGATTCTTCCCAATCATAACAATTCTTTCAGCATGGTCTGCAAACAGTAAATTCCCATTCATTGGTGGAATTAGAGCTCTATTCCAAATGGTCTCATTTGAAATTCCATTAATATTGTCTTTGTTGGGAGTTGTTATTCTTACTGGAACTCTCAACTTATCTGAAATTGCAGCAAGTCAATCTAACTTCCCATGGATTATATTTTTGCCAGTTGGTGCAATTGTTTTCTTTATTACGATGCTTGCAGAGTTGGAAAGAATTCCATTTGATCTCCCAGAGGCAGAAAGTGAGATTGTTGCTGGTTGGTTAACAGAATTCTCTGGAATGATGTATGGTCTAGTTCAATTAGGTACATATCTGAAACTTTATGCATTCGCAGGATTGTTTGTTGTTTTATTCTTAGGTGGTTGGAATGGCCCTATGGTTGTACCTCCATTCCCAGAAGAAATACTTACTGATGGTATTGTAATGGGGCCAATCACTGCAAAGATTCCAGGATTACCTCTGTTTGATCAAGAAATGCTGAATGGAACACTTTGGTTTGTTCTAAAAACAGTTGGTGTGATTTTCTTTATTCTCCTACCAAGAGGTGTCTTCCCAAGAATCAGAATTGATATGCTGTTGAGTCTTGGTTGGACCAAATTAATTGGATTAGCATTCGTTAACATCTTTATTGCACTAGGATTGCTTTACGCTGGAGTCTTGGGACCAGGAGGATTACAATAA
- a CDS encoding NADH-quinone oxidoreductase subunit D has product MTDIMPPGLALKKVDERIMTLNVGPQHPGSGHMRIVVQIDGDYIVACDPDPGYVHRGEEKMAEYRNYITNVPHLERPVIHDSCNVLYPYVLGAEEILGIEVPERAKYVRVICSELNRCIYTMYWLAIYGIFLGHSTMFMWPAGDRELLIDLMEKVSGARVTHAHFIPGGVRNDLPANFEDVCLRQVNYFEKRIKEYAAVFYDNPILISRTRDTGVLSRENAIRYGVTGSVLRASGVDYDLRVKAPYDVYDELDIHTNVMKEGDSYARSRIPWLDMIESCNIIRQALQKMPKSGSVRAKLKPNPKTKGPATVYKRVESGRGSLGCYIVSDGKPEPYRVKMSVPSFRNLLALPNLLIGEKLGNMPSVYWSLNYWPVEADR; this is encoded by the coding sequence ATGACTGATATAATGCCACCAGGATTAGCACTCAAAAAAGTAGATGAGAGAATAATGACTCTCAATGTTGGACCACAACATCCAGGTTCAGGCCATATGAGAATTGTTGTTCAAATTGATGGTGACTATATTGTTGCATGTGATCCAGATCCAGGATATGTGCATCGTGGAGAAGAAAAGATGGCAGAATATAGAAACTATATCACAAATGTTCCTCACTTAGAGAGACCCGTAATTCATGATTCATGTAATGTTCTCTATCCTTATGTTTTAGGAGCTGAAGAAATTCTTGGAATCGAAGTTCCAGAACGTGCAAAGTATGTTAGAGTAATTTGTTCAGAACTAAATCGTTGTATCTATACCATGTATTGGCTTGCAATTTATGGAATTTTCTTAGGGCATTCTACAATGTTTATGTGGCCTGCAGGTGACAGAGAACTCCTAATTGATCTTATGGAGAAAGTATCTGGAGCTAGAGTAACTCATGCTCATTTTATTCCAGGTGGAGTACGAAATGATTTACCAGCAAACTTTGAAGATGTTTGTTTACGTCAAGTAAACTATTTTGAAAAACGTATCAAAGAATATGCAGCAGTATTTTATGATAACCCTATTTTGATTTCAAGAACTAGGGATACTGGGGTATTATCACGTGAAAATGCAATTAGATACGGAGTAACTGGCTCCGTACTTAGAGCAAGTGGTGTTGATTATGATCTAAGAGTAAAGGCACCATATGATGTCTATGACGAATTAGATATTCATACCAATGTAATGAAAGAAGGTGATTCTTATGCAAGATCTAGAATTCCATGGCTTGATATGATTGAGAGTTGTAATATTATTAGACAAGCATTACAAAAAATGCCAAAATCTGGTTCTGTTCGTGCTAAACTAAAACCAAATCCAAAGACAAAAGGTCCTGCAACCGTTTACAAACGTGTAGAATCTGGTAGAGGTTCTCTTGGTTGTTATATTGTATCTGATGGTAAACCTGAACCTTATAGAGTAAAAATGAGCGTTCCCTCATTTAGAAACTTACTTGCATTACCTAATCTTTTGATTGGCGAAAAACTTGGTAATATGCCATCTGTTTATTGGAGTCTGAATTATTGGCCAGTGGAGGCAGATAGATAA
- a CDS encoding inositol monophosphatase family protein, with protein MEVIDILREVSKRIYENVKDLAGTEHAAGDFGRGAGGDISRNIDIIAEKTVLDYLKEVNFPCVVLGEECGRVELSENPKGFVIMDAIDGSANAVRGVPFFCSSLAFATENKLSSITDGVITNLNNGEMYWASKNKGSFFNEEQIKVHNKDPIYKIVGINTSGATTELMKKLYPIFENHNHTRHFGANALEMALFARGLMDIFIDLRDKIRIQDIAAGYLIVKEAGGLLLDENLNPLDADLSYDTRVSFIAAANQKILDEIMSQINK; from the coding sequence ATGGAAGTAATTGATATTCTTCGTGAAGTTTCAAAAAGAATTTATGAAAACGTAAAAGATCTTGCAGGAACTGAACATGCTGCAGGTGATTTTGGAAGAGGTGCAGGTGGAGATATTTCTAGAAACATAGACATCATTGCAGAAAAAACAGTTCTTGATTATCTTAAGGAAGTCAATTTTCCATGTGTGGTTTTAGGGGAAGAATGTGGTAGAGTGGAGTTATCAGAAAACCCAAAAGGTTTTGTAATAATGGATGCAATTGATGGTTCTGCAAATGCAGTTAGAGGGGTTCCTTTCTTTTGTAGTTCATTAGCTTTTGCAACAGAGAACAAACTTAGTTCCATTACAGATGGAGTAATCACAAATCTGAATAATGGTGAAATGTATTGGGCATCAAAAAACAAGGGTTCATTTTTTAATGAGGAACAAATCAAAGTGCACAATAAAGATCCAATTTACAAAATTGTTGGGATCAATACATCAGGTGCAACTACAGAACTAATGAAGAAACTATATCCCATATTTGAGAACCATAATCACACTAGACATTTTGGTGCAAACGCCCTAGAAATGGCATTGTTTGCAAGAGGGTTGATGGATATTTTTATTGATTTACGAGATAAAATTAGAATTCAAGATATTGCAGCAGGTTATCTAATTGTTAAAGAAGCAGGAGGACTACTTTTAGATGAAAATTTGAATCCTCTTGATGCAGATCTAAGCTATGATACAAGAGTTTCTTTTATTGCAGCTGCAAATCAGAAAATTCTTGATGAAATAATGTCTCAGATCAACAAATAG
- a CDS encoding acetyl-CoA carboxylase biotin carboxyl carrier protein subunit — MNYKISDIEKSFEGKIVENLGNNDYVIKINDKDHQLRILNMDAKGIEFILDQQYHKAKYLETSTNEINLVIDHVPVTLNMNTHFDEVVFKNSGGGGSGGAQLALKSQIPGKVVSIAVAEGDSVKKGDVICTLESMKMQVAVKAHKDGVLKNLKIKEGATVAKGDVIADLE, encoded by the coding sequence ATGAACTATAAGATATCTGACATTGAAAAATCATTTGAAGGAAAAATTGTTGAAAATTTAGGTAACAATGATTATGTAATTAAGATTAATGACAAGGATCACCAATTAAGAATTCTTAACATGGATGCAAAAGGAATAGAATTTATCTTAGATCAACAATATCATAAAGCAAAATATCTTGAGACTTCAACTAATGAAATAAATCTTGTAATTGATCATGTTCCAGTAACACTAAACATGAACACTCATTTTGATGAAGTTGTTTTCAAAAATTCTGGTGGCGGTGGTTCAGGTGGTGCGCAATTAGCACTCAAAAGCCAAATCCCGGGAAAAGTTGTATCTATTGCAGTTGCTGAAGGTGATTCCGTTAAGAAAGGTGATGTTATCTGTACTCTAGAATCAATGAAGATGCAAGTTGCAGTCAAAGCACACAAAGATGGTGTGCTTAAAAATTTAAAAATTAAAGAAGGTGCAACTGTCGCAAAAGGCGACGTCATTGCCGATTTAGAATAA